The sequence TCCTGTCTTCCGGGCCCCGGTGTGGATCGCCACATCACACGGGAGAGAGGAAGACTTCGTGGCCTTCCGCGTGAGGCAGGGGTGCGCCTGAAACCACGATTGAGTCTGCGCTCTCCGGGCTGCAGACGTGAAGACCGCCCCTCCCTGAACCCGGGCCCCTGACGTGAAAACCGTGGCCGGGAGTCTCAAATTGCCGCGCCGTTCACATCCGGTTTAAGGCCTCCCTCCCTGACATCCCGATCTCGACACGGCGCTGCACCGCCGGGAGATTTGCCGCCTTCACCTCGGCGTCCATGAGGTCGTCGAGGGTCTCCAGGGTGGACTCCTCAGAGACGCCGACGATCGCTGCGGGAACGCCAAAGACTGCCAGCGCCTCGATATCAAACCCCTCGGTCCCGATCATCCCTTCGTCGGTCACCCAGGTCATCAGGCTGGTCTCCCCGACTGGGATAACGTATCCAAACGCGTCCTTATAACTGAGCCGCGTCCGCTGGTGACATAGGATCTGCTGAGCCATGGCAGTCGGGATGCATCCGGGAGTAATAAGTGTATGCCCTGTTCCCGGGGTAACAGAAGATTCTTGAGATACAGCGACAACCGCAGATTACCCATACGGGAAGACGGTCGGGGTGGGTATGACGCCGCAACTGCGAACAGTGCTTGATGATGTGCTCGCCGGCCACCGGCTCACCGAGGAGGAGGCCGTCCGGCTCCTGAAGGTCCGGGACCGGGGCGTCCTGGAGATCGCCGCTGCCGCGGACGAACTCCGGGAGCGGATGGTCGGCGAGACCGTCACCTATGTCAGGAACCAGAACATCAACGTGACCAACCTCTGCGTGAACGCATGCGGGTTCTGCGGGTTCTCCCGGAAGCCGGGCGACGCAGACGCGTATCTCCATGACGAGGTCGCCGTCAGGGAGAAGGCCCGGGCGGCGCGTGAGCGGGGTGTCACCGAGGTCTGCACGGTCAGCGGCCTCCACCCGGACTTCGACGCCCAATCCTACATCGATATCATATCCTGGATACGGGACGAGGCACCGGGGGTCCACATCCACGCGAGCAACCCGATGGAGGTGGCCTATGCCGCGAAAAGAAGCGGTATCTCGACGCGGGAGGTGCTCATCGGGATGAAGGCCGCGGGGCTCGGGACGCTCTGCGGGACCGCGGCCGAGATCCTGGTGGACTCTGTCCGCGCGGTGATCTGCCCAGGCAAGGTCGATACCGCGACCTGGGTCAGGATCATCAGGGAGGCGCACGACCTTGGCATCCGTTCGACGGCGACGATCATGTACGGCCACTGCGAGTCGGTGGAGGATCGGGCCAGGCACCTCGCGATCCTCAGGGAGATCCAGGATGATACCGGTGGGTTCACCGAGTTCGTGCCCCTCTCGTTCATCCACGAAAACACCCCCCTCTACCGGGCGGGACTCGCGCGGCCCGGGGCGACGGGGAGGGAGGATATCCTGATGGTCGCGGTGGCCAGGCTCTTCCTTGACAACATCAAAAATATCCAGGCGTCCTGGGTGAAACTGGGGAGGAAGATGGCGGAGATAACACTCCTTTCCGGCGCAAACGACCTTGGGGGGACGATGTTTGAGGAGAGCATCTCACGGAGCGCCGGCGCCCGGGGGACGGACTACCTGGACCCTGCCGAGATGCGGCGGATGGCCGAAGACCTGGGGCGGACGCTCCGGCAGCGGACGACGACCTACGAACTGGTCCGGGGAGAGACCGTAGCCGGAGTTATTCCTGGAAGTTGTGCATGAGGCGGTAGCGATCCAGGGCACCTAACCTCAGGGATATCGGGGGGCTCCGGAGTCCGACTTTCGCCAAAGGCTGGGCGGGGGAGAGTCCGGATCCGGCATCCGGCACGGGGATTCATCAGAACATAGAAAGACAGTGCTGGGCAACCCGCATCTATTTCACCCGGAGATGCCGGATCGTATTATTCCAGGAAAATTATATATATCCCAAAATCAAGGATGCCTCCTCAAAGCCGGTCAGATACCGGCGTTTGGGGGAGAACAATATGGTAAATGGTCTTGTGGGTCTTGCGATCCTCTTCTTTGTACTGGCACTTGTCTTTGCCATACTCGGGGCACGGGGCGTTGCAGGAATCTCGATGTCGATTGCGAAGTGGCTGATCATCCTCTTCATCGTGCTCGCTATAATATCGCTGCTGCTCTGACCACTGCCGGGGGCAGGCGGATGGTCCGCTGGCCCCCAGCGACAACCTCACCCTTTTGCGGCAGGCGCGGTCGGAGAGCAACCTCGTTCATACCCGGCGCTCGCTGAGCCCCACCGGCCCGGGAACTCTTCCCTTGCCTTCAGTCATCAGGCTGGAGGTAACTGATGATCTTACCCGCAACCTGCCGGGCCTGCTTCATCGCCCGTTCGTCTTTGCGGACATCCCCCGGCGCATAGCCCTTGCCGCAGACGTAGCCGAGGTATGAGAACTCATGGGAGTTTAAGAACCCCTCGATGGTCTCAAGCGCCCGCTCACCCCCCCGGTCGGCGCAGACGGCGACGCCCACCGCCTTCCTCCCTGCAAGCCTCCTGTCGTGGTAGAGGGAGTAGGTCCGGTCGATCAGGTTCTTCGTCTGGCCGTTGATATCGTAGTAGTAGGTCGGGGCGCCGAGGACCAGCACCTCGCAGTCGATCATCTTCTCTGCAACGCCCGCCCAGTCGTCATCCTCAGTCACGCACCATTTCGCCTCTTTGCAGGCCTCACAGCCGGTGCAGGGCCTGATGTCCATCCCGGCAAGCGAGAGGTATTCGGTCTCGATGCCCGCCTCCCGCACCCGGTTGAGGATGGTGGTGACCAGCAGCGCGGTGTTGCCGGTCTTGCGCATACTTCCGGAGATCCCGAGAACGTTCATGGTCTAAT is a genomic window of Methanoculleus bourgensis MS2 containing:
- the cofH gene encoding 5-amino-6-(D-ribitylamino)uracil--L-tyrosine 4-hydroxyphenyl transferase CofH yields the protein MTPQLRTVLDDVLAGHRLTEEEAVRLLKVRDRGVLEIAAAADELRERMVGETVTYVRNQNINVTNLCVNACGFCGFSRKPGDADAYLHDEVAVREKARAARERGVTEVCTVSGLHPDFDAQSYIDIISWIRDEAPGVHIHASNPMEVAYAAKRSGISTREVLIGMKAAGLGTLCGTAAEILVDSVRAVICPGKVDTATWVRIIREAHDLGIRSTATIMYGHCESVEDRARHLAILREIQDDTGGFTEFVPLSFIHENTPLYRAGLARPGATGREDILMVAVARLFLDNIKNIQASWVKLGRKMAEITLLSGANDLGGTMFEESISRSAGARGTDYLDPAEMRRMAEDLGRTLRQRTTTYELVRGETVAGVIPGSCA
- a CDS encoding DUF1328 domain-containing protein; protein product: MVNGLVGLAILFFVLALVFAILGARGVAGISMSIAKWLIILFIVLAIISLLL
- a CDS encoding YunC family protein, translating into MAQQILCHQRTRLSYKDAFGYVIPVGETSLMTWVTDEGMIGTEGFDIEALAVFGVPAAIVGVSEESTLETLDDLMDAEVKAANLPAVQRRVEIGMSGREALNRM
- a CDS encoding flavodoxin family protein, whose amino-acid sequence is MNVLGISGSMRKTGNTALLVTTILNRVREAGIETEYLSLAGMDIRPCTGCEACKEAKWCVTEDDDWAGVAEKMIDCEVLVLGAPTYYYDINGQTKNLIDRTYSLYHDRRLAGRKAVGVAVCADRGGERALETIEGFLNSHEFSYLGYVCGKGYAPGDVRKDERAMKQARQVAGKIISYLQPDD